Sequence from the Cucurbita pepo subsp. pepo cultivar mu-cu-16 chromosome LG02, ASM280686v2, whole genome shotgun sequence genome:
CCAAGCACTTGTGAAGTTCTTACCTGGTTTATCACAGCCAAGCTTTTACAATATACAGTCAAttgggaataaaaaaaatagcttaGCACTCGAGAAAGTGAACCATAAATCCTCAAGTTCAGAACCAACCAATTACCAGAACTAAACTGCCTTTGCAGGCCATGTAGCTTGAGCAGACATGATTATTCCTACAATTACACCAAACAACCCGAGTGCGCTTCCAAAGATCTCGATCACAAGAATCTTTACAAAAAGGGATGAGTTTTGGGCATCAGACAATGCACAACTGCTTCCAATAACCCCTACGCATAACCTATACCAACAAAAGATATCTTCCGATTAAAATTTCAGTTCATACGTTTTTCGTTCTACAAAAGAGGTCATGAACTTAAAAAGTGTCTTTAATGGGTCCTGATAacatgttaaataaaaaattggaaattcaaGAACctattaacataaaatttacattttaagaACTTACTAGACGTTTTTTAAAGATCATGATCTGTTAGACACTTGTTCAAGAACAAATAGACTATGAATCTGAATATTTagaactaaatttgtaattgaaGGTACAAACCCGCAAACCAGGTTGGCGAAGCCCACAATAATTCCAGAGGCAAAAATTGAATATCCTGCTCTTAGGGACTCAGGAGCATAAATTTTAGATGCTGGAACACTCTCCAGTTTTGTCTGTAGGATGATGGCCACAATGACACCATATATGGCCACGGCTTCACAGAAAATTACgctgaaataaaataaagaatcaTTCATAAAGACAGTCCAGATTTCAAGGTAATCACCAGATTCTTGTTAACCAAACGTTAATACTGGATACTATGGATGCTGAAGAAATTTACTATACTGCACTGATAGAAAAGTAGCCATTCATCAGTTGTTGATCGCCGTCAAAACACCGTGAATAAACCACATGATATATCATAAAATCCCCAACAATGGAAAAGAGGTCTGAATTATATCCAAATTCTACAGCCTAGACAGAACAATCTCCTAATACTTTCTATGACTAAGCTTAGACAACAATTGATCAATCGGTCACCACGAATGAATTGAAAACCTCGCCGTAATTACAGTTTGATCTTCCCCAACCAAGCCAAAAAAAGCAACTCTATGAAGACTGAAGAGGAATACTGAGAAATTAATGCATACTCTAACTCGACAGACTACAGACATCCAAGGAAATGTTAAATCGAGTTCAGAAGAATCCAAACAGGACCTCTTACCTAATTAGATTCTTCGAAGTAATACGCGGAGCTTTAATTGCAGCACCGATCAAACTGCTTCCGGTTATGTAGATCCCCCTGAGATAACAGCAATCCGCAATTAGAGAAAGAAATCGCCGCAACAATGAAAGATAGAGCTCCGATCAGAGCTCGACAAAGAGTAACCCTAGCATGGAAAATAAAACGAAAACTGAGCTTGAAGAAGGATAAAATGGAATACCAGGCAGCTCCGAGGACGGAGACGCCGATGGCTATGGCAATGCCGACGGCGGAGAAGGTGTAGGGAGAGATTCTGACGAGCGCGTGTGACCAAGAGCGTAGATCTCCCGCCATATTCGAGTAGGACATTGTGGATCGTTGTTCCTGGTGAATGTGGGAAGGGAATTGTTCTGAATCGTCGttgtcttttttattcttgatgAATGATTCCCCAGCACTGCTGGACGTGATTCGTTGGGTTTATATTCGggttcatttttattttttaacattaaattatatatatatatatatatatatataaatttaattaattaattaattaactactTTATTTTGGGCTTgcataaacattttaaaagtaactATTTTCCTCTAAtattctaacatttttttattaaaataacttttataaaatattaaggattatatttaatataaatacttcaaaaataaattgcCAAATTCaactatataaataaatgtttattttatttaaatggttaatttctaataagaaatttatatttaaagaaagttttaaaatttacttaataaaaatagtagTTTTAAAAGAGAATTACAACGAGAAATTAGCTTCTAATATATGAGTAATATCACTCTTTTAATGGTCATTTTcgtataaataataaacaaatggCAAAAATACTAAAATGGCCATCGCCaatctataaaattaaaaatagattttatattaaataaatgctCATCCTTACCATCAagcgtttgtagtccaacggttaggataattgccttccaagcaatagacccgggttcgactcccggcaaacgcataatccttttatttattttttcaaatttaccctaactttttaaatcatgcttttttttaatacttgctcaattgaatataattttaagtaaataaaatacttattttattaaaaaataattaaatatttttttagtttaaagatattttaaataaacactatactaaatttataatttaatgttatttttttaacttaaaaaaataaaaatttatgatgtaGATCACCAATTTAATTAGTGACCAAATTTGTTTGTAGctaatgtaatttttatagtataaattaaaatactacaaatttgaaaatataaaattagtatgttataaatttttagaaataaagaaatgttattttaacccttttttttacacattttaattaatttatatttgaagtTCCCAAGTTGTTTGGAACGGTCAACGGCTATATGTTCGCGCGTGTTTTTGGCGCGTTAATGTGATTTTGTCTATACAAAGAAGGAAAGTTCCGAAACGCGCGGTAATTGGCATTGACGGAGAGCCTATGAATGACCATCTTTCCCCGTTTTCGAAGCCCTAGAAAGATACCCATTTCTCATTCCtcctttcttctccattttcatctggcttcctcttcctcctcctcctcctcctcctcctcctgtTCCTGAAATTCTCATCTCAAAATGTGATTCCGATTGGACTTATGTTTCTTCACGCTTCGATTCCAATTTGTTTCGATTTTGAATCTGGAATTTTCAGGTCTGGAGCCATTGAAGAGGAAGCCAGATAGAACACTCGAGGATCTTCCTTTCATTTCTTGCGGATCTCGTAAATGACGTTTTGAAACGTGTTCagatttccatttttttttttacttgagCGTTAATTCTTGTTTTCTGGCTTTCTGTGGTTTATAATCTCatgatttatattttgtattacgcgaatttgaaatttcaacgataagaaacagagaaagaaaggaggaggagaacggTTTTGATTTGTGAGTGATTTCAATGGGGAAGCCGACgggaaagaagaaggaaaatgtCGGGGATAAGCCCGGAAATGCTAATTCTAAGCCTCCCCGGCCTTCCGATCGGAACTCGAAAGCGTTTGATGAAGATACGGCCATCTTCATTAACATGTCCCAAGAACTCAAGGAGGAAGGCAAGCGGCTATTCCAGAAGCGAGATCACGAAGGCGCCTTGTTGAAATACGAGAAAGCTTTAAAGCTTCTACCGAGGAATCACATTGATGTTGCTCATCTCCATAGCAACATGGCTTCCTGTTATATGCAATTAGGGATGGGCGGGTATCCACAAGCGATTAACGAGTGCAATTTGGCGTTGGAGGCTCATCCGAGGCACACCAAGGCGCTGCTGAAGAGAGCGAGATGTTACGAGGCATTGAATTGGTTCGATTTGGCATTGAAAGACCTGAGTACTGTTTTGAGCTTGGAGACTAATAATCTCTCTGCGTTGGAGATTTTGGATAGTGTCAAGAACACAATGAGAGAAAAGGGTGTCAATATCGACGAGAAAGAACTCGGTTTAACAACTCTAAAGCTGCCTCCTGCAGCACGTTTTCGTAAGATTGTCAAGGAGAAactaaggaagaagaagaataagaaagtCGAGGAGAAGGTTGATCAGGTGCCTCAGGTGCCTCAGGTGTATCAGGTGACTCAGGTGCCTCAGGTGCCTCAGGTGCATCAGGTGTATCAGGTGACTCAGGTGCCTCAGGTTAATCAGGTGCCTCAGGTGCCTCAGGTTAATCAGGTGCCTCAGGTTGATCAGGTTAATCAGGTGCCTCAGGTTGATCAGGTTGAAGATAAGGAAGTTACAACGGTTGAGGAAGATAAATTGTTCGTCGAACCGGCCAAGGAAAAGCCAGTCTCGAAGACGGTGAAGCTAGTATTTGGAGAAGACATAAGATGGGCGGAATTACCTACAAATTGCAGCATTAAATTGGTGAGCAAGATAGTTCGAGACAGATTTCACAGCTTAAGGGGTGTTCTTGTGAAGTACAGAGATCAAGAGGGCGATTTGATTACAATCACTACGACCAAAGAGTTAAGGGCAGTTGAAGCATCTAGTCACTTACAGGGTTCTCTTAGACTGTACATCACAGAGGTCAGCCCTGATCAGGAACCAAGCTACAAGGAAACCGAAAACCAGGAGGCGCTCCCAGAGCTTGATAAAAGAACAACTACGGTCGAGGACTGGATAATCCAGTTTGCACGATTGTTCAAGAACCAAGTCGGAGTTGATTCTGATTCTTACTTGGATCTTCATGAGCTTGGAATGAAACTGTATTCAGAAGCAATGGAGGACACCGTAACCGGCGAGAATGCTCAAGAACTTTTCGACATTGCAGCTGACAAGTTTCAAGAAATGGCAGCT
This genomic interval carries:
- the LOC111787655 gene encoding V-type proton ATPase subunit c''2: MSYSNMAGDLRSWSHALVRISPYTFSAVGIAIAIGVSVLGAAWGIYITGSSLIGAAIKAPRITSKNLISVIFCEAVAIYGVIVAIILQTKLESVPASKIYAPESLRAGYSIFASGIIVGFANLVCGLCVGVIGSSCALSDAQNSSLFVKILVIEIFGSALGLFGVIVGIIMSAQATWPAKAV
- the LOC111787790 gene encoding protein PHOX1-like, whose amino-acid sequence is MGKPTGKKKENVGDKPGNANSKPPRPSDRNSKAFDEDTAIFINMSQELKEEGKRLFQKRDHEGALLKYEKALKLLPRNHIDVAHLHSNMASCYMQLGMGGYPQAINECNLALEAHPRHTKALLKRARCYEALNWFDLALKDLSTVLSLETNNLSALEILDSVKNTMREKGVNIDEKELGLTTLKLPPAARFRKIVKEKLRKKKNKKVEEKVDQVPQVPQVYQVTQVPQVPQVHQVYQVTQVPQVNQVPQVPQVNQVPQVDQVNQVPQVDQVEDKEVTTVEEDKLFVEPAKEKPVSKTVKLVFGEDIRWAELPTNCSIKLVSKIVRDRFHSLRGVLVKYRDQEGDLITITTTKELRAVEASSHLQGSLRLYITEVSPDQEPSYKETENQEALPELDKRTTTVEDWIIQFARLFKNQVGVDSDSYLDLHELGMKLYSEAMEDTVTGENAQELFDIAADKFQEMAALALFNWGNIHMSRARKQLFFPEDGSREVLLLRIKDAYEWAEKEYKKAEIRYEEALNVKPDFYESFLALGQQQFEQAKLCWYYAMASRSKIDLESSFSSEVLQLYNKAEDSMEKGMMMWEEMEEQRLNGLSKSDKYKSELGKMGLERLYSEIPADEAAELASNMRSQIYLLWGTILYERSVVEYKLELPTWEECLEVSVDKFDLAGASQTDIAVMIKNHCSNETAQEGFGFGFKIDEIVQAWNEMYDAKRWQFGVPSFRLEPLFRRRVPKLHFTLEHF